ATGGTGGAAGAAGTAAAATTACGGAGTTATAAAACGTGGTTTGGCCtttaaattaagtttttattttattaaaatttaatgataAGCTTTTACTAAAGAAGCTGATAGTTAtgtttttaaggaaaattaattataatttaagaataataatttCTTAGATTAAGATTagatagtttcaaaaaaaaaaaaaagattaagattagatagtttttttttttaacagaaaaaatagaaaaggataatgaaaagttaatgaatattaataattaaaaataaaaactagacaacaattaagaattttttaaaaaaattaattaataaattcattCCAAATTACATAgatttgatcaattttaaattacatataatttttaaatgaccAATACAAGACTAATATAGATTTGATAAAGACCGACAAAAACAATGCAAATGTGAGAATTAAAATTAGACTTTAAGTGAAAATTAATATTagactaataataaaaaaattgaaaattttaaaaatattaccGTTGgaggatttaaaaaatatagttgtttaaaaaatataaatgttgGGAATGAATAAATGAAGATTGAAAAGTAATATAAGGGAactttttgtgaaaaaaaaaaagataaaataaagaagaattaaagaatgaatgaagaaataatatataagttaAGAGGTAAAAACGAAAAGTAACTCTTTGTTAGAGATACTctaaattagttaattaaaaaaattaaggggtCTTAGTACAACCTCAAAGTTTAGAGGTCTAAATAAGCTTTTATTTTCTGCCgtttatcctcaaaaaaaaaaaaaaaaactattatttttctattattatataaagaCATAAATACAGATTAAACATATACCATACGAATTACGACATGTATAAACCACCCTGTGACGACACGGCATACCCTCGGATTTAAGGTTGCTGCTAATTACGCGTAGACACGTTGGACCAACCGACCAAGGTTTTCAAATCCCGTAAACAATTGGAATCCCAAGTCAGGTTGGAGTTGTCTTTCTACCCAAGCCAACTCCATACCTATAAAAGCAGCCCAGCGCTCCTTATTTTGTTCAAActtctttaaaaagtttaaacaaaGCAAAGGAGAATTCCACAGCCAGAAGAAAAATTCAGAGGAGAGTAGAAACAAATTTTAACACAGGAAGCATGGGAGGAGGAACAGAAGCTTTTCCTGATTTGGGTCGGCATTGCCAAAACCCAGATTGCAATCAACTCGATTTTCTGCCTTTCAAATGCGACGGTTGTCAAAAGGtatacactttttcatccaTAGCTTCCTCTATTTCATGATTTTTCGTTATAAAGTTGTGGCCTTTTTTTGGTTATATGGAATCCTTGTTGTTGATGTGTATGTTTTTGTGAATATGTAGGTGTTTTGTGTGGAACATAGATCTTATAAGACCCACGAGTGTCCAAAATCCGACCATAATAGCAGAAAGGTTGTTGTTTGTGAGACTTGTTCCATGTCTATTGAGACAACGGGGCGAGATGGTGAGGACGTGAAGGCTATGTTGGAGAAGCATGAGAAGTCTGGTAATTGTGaccccaagaagaagaagaaaccaacGTGTCCTGTTAGGCGGTGCAAGGAGATACTGACCTTTTCGAATACAAGTACGTGCAAGACTTGCCAATTGAAGGTGTGCTTGAAG
This genomic stretch from Castanea sativa cultivar Marrone di Chiusa Pesio chromosome 1, ASM4071231v1 harbors:
- the LOC142620664 gene encoding zinc finger AN1 domain-containing stress-associated protein 12 encodes the protein MGGGTEAFPDLGRHCQNPDCNQLDFLPFKCDGCQKVFCVEHRSYKTHECPKSDHNSRKVVVCETCSMSIETTGRDGEDVKAMLEKHEKSGNCDPKKKKKPTCPVRRCKEILTFSNTSTCKTCQLKVCLKHRFLADHVCKKAAAAATVVEGKGRWNDRFLAAMASRNGKDCGSKSGHGSASTPSTPSSVKAY